The Babylonia areolata isolate BAREFJ2019XMU chromosome 22, ASM4173473v1, whole genome shotgun sequence genome contains a region encoding:
- the LOC143296982 gene encoding uncharacterized protein LOC143296982 → MKISKRTIFDRVVASCALLLGVLLNARNQSRIHSTSQSQPSGNPVQNERPPPNLEEKDDRVVKVTRHLQLHKAGKDKEFFPRSSDKPLVLLFQWLYAKPSAVNKYTQLYRNIGLDVLTVRGKLSEFLWPPKGIKLSDELLSYLNSNRPVDEKFFVHAFSVGAYNYATAMHEAMEKPEECGHFRDRVIGQIFDSIVIGSYDSMSEGIAQILPENEPFRKMVHQTLRLYYDVTYKTTTATYDKLVEHFKKDPIPVPTLLIYSKNDPMCDTLAVEEMVKNWQIQQPGFDVTRLSWPESVHTAHLKEHRNDYMAAWTELMKKLKLI, encoded by the exons ATGAAAATAAGCAAAAGGACAATATTTGACAGGGTAGTAGCATCTTGTGCTCTGCTGCTTGGGGTTCTTCTGAACGCAAGAAATCAAAGCCGGATTCATAGC ACCTCTCAGTCTCAGCCTAGTGGAAATCCAGTACAAAATGAAAGGCCACCACCAAACTTAGAGGAAAAAGATGACAGAGTTGTGAAAGTAACCAGACACCTCCAACTTCATAAagcagggaaagacaaagagTTCTTCCCTCGAAGTTCTGATAAACCACTAGTGTTGCTATTTCAGTGGCTGTATGCCAAACCCTCAGCTGTGAATAAGTACACTCAATTATATCGCAATATTGGATTGGATGTTCTCACCGTGAGGGGAAAGCTTTCTGAATTCCTCTGGCCTCCTAAGGGAATAAAATTATCAGATGAACTTTTGAGTTACCTGAATTCAAACCGCCCAGTTGATGAAAAATTTTTTGTTCATGCATTTTCTGTTGGCGCATACAACTATGCCACTGCAATGCATGAAGCAATGGAGAAGCCAGAGGAATGTGGACATTTTCGGGACAGAGTCATTGGACAAATATTTGACAGCATTGTAATTGGGTCATACGACAGTATGTCAGAAGGCATTGCACAG ATTCTTCCAGAAAACGAACCCTTCCGGAAGATGGTCCATCAAACTCTGAGGCTGTATTATGATGTCACGTACAAAACCACCACGGCCACCTATGATAAGCTGGTGGAACATTTCAAGAAGGACCCAATCCCGGTTCCAACTTTGTTGATCTACTCTAAGAATGACCCCATGTGTGACACACTGGCCGTAGAAGAAATGGTGAAGAACTGGCAGATCCAACAGCCCGGGTTTGACGTCACCAGGCTGTCATGGCCAGAGTCCGTACATACCGCCCACTTGAAGGAGCACAGAAATGACTACATGGCTGCCTGGACTGAGCTGATGAAAAAGTTGAAACTCATTTGA